In one window of Prevotella sp. E13-17 DNA:
- a CDS encoding DUF4199 domain-containing protein, which translates to MNDYIQLKAFARADGLWLALLWIASFVFYLLGLASPGYSIVALLLAFATPILVWKRLKNFRDYGLEGSISFLRGWAYVVLLFFYGSLLFAIAQFCYFNFLDQGYLLGMYAKMMELPENAEVIKQAGMQQVVEDALNTLGAMRPIDLSLNMLTTNLMLGVLVGLPIAGLLQRKVGAKS; encoded by the coding sequence TTGAACGATTATATACAGTTAAAGGCATTTGCCCGTGCAGACGGGTTGTGGTTGGCTCTTTTATGGATAGCCAGCTTTGTCTTTTATCTTCTTGGGCTGGCTTCGCCAGGCTACAGTATTGTTGCTTTATTGCTGGCTTTTGCCACGCCAATACTCGTGTGGAAACGTTTGAAAAACTTTCGAGATTATGGTTTAGAAGGTAGTATTTCGTTTCTACGTGGCTGGGCATACGTCGTCTTATTGTTCTTCTACGGCTCACTGCTTTTTGCTATAGCCCAGTTCTGCTATTTTAATTTCCTGGATCAGGGCTACCTGTTGGGTATGTATGCCAAAATGATGGAACTGCCAGAGAATGCCGAAGTAATCAAGCAGGCAGGCATGCAGCAGGTAGTTGAAGACGCATTGAACACGTTGGGGGCAATGCGTCCGATAGACCTGTCGCTGAATATGCTCACCACCAACTTGATGTTGGGCGTGCTTGTCGGACTGCCTATCGCTGGACTCTTGCAGCGAAAAGTCGGTGCGAAAAGCTAA
- a CDS encoding DUF6452 family protein translates to MMRLKVVAFGMIVAAALTACSSIDCPIQTTVEVNYVLSDTLKDTLTVLTKRADRKDTIILNRGVDITKFALPVSYGLAEDTLVFEIYNRQKTTTVDTVWIKKKDIPHFESVDCATHFFHTITQVRATHVAIDTLFVLNPSVTYDTSAKHIEIHFKNSH, encoded by the coding sequence ATGATGCGACTGAAAGTGGTGGCTTTTGGGATGATAGTGGCAGCAGCCTTAACGGCATGCTCAAGCATTGACTGTCCTATTCAGACCACGGTAGAGGTGAACTATGTCTTGAGCGATACGCTCAAAGACACGTTGACCGTACTGACAAAGAGAGCCGACCGGAAGGATACGATTATATTGAACCGTGGCGTGGATATCACAAAGTTTGCTTTGCCCGTAAGTTATGGTCTTGCTGAAGATACTCTTGTTTTTGAAATCTATAACCGACAGAAGACGACGACTGTTGATACGGTGTGGATAAAGAAGAAGGATATACCGCATTTCGAGTCGGTTGACTGTGCTACCCATTTCTTTCATACAATCACACAGGTACGTGCTACGCATGTTGCCATAGATACTTTGTTTGTTCTCAATCCATCTGTGACTTATGATACATCAGCGAAACATATCGAGATACATTTCAAGAATAGCCATTAG
- a CDS encoding FAD:protein FMN transferase: protein MKQTTLLLALLCVMLVAACQPQGFQKNTGMIFGTVYHVTYAYDKDLQKEIEEVLMAVDGEFSMFNEKSTVSHLNRGEEWPQSEMYKSLFQLAQTVNKDTEGAFDITVAPLVNAWGFGFKHEQLPTKEQVDSLLRVRDQLDFSAIAKGFGCDEVARLLDAKGISDYMVEIGGEVVVSGKSPNDTPWRIGVMKPVDDSLHIDGEMQAVLNITDKAMATSGNYRNFYYKDGKKYAHTIDPRTGYPVQLTLLSATVFADECAVADAYATSFMVMGVEKAKEVLARHPELAAYFIYNDEDGNPVVWHSDAVKDWIVE from the coding sequence ATGAAACAGACAACGCTATTACTTGCTTTACTCTGTGTGATGTTGGTGGCAGCCTGCCAGCCGCAAGGCTTTCAGAAGAATACGGGTATGATCTTCGGAACGGTCTATCATGTGACCTATGCCTATGACAAGGATTTGCAGAAGGAAATAGAAGAGGTGCTGATGGCTGTTGACGGCGAGTTCTCGATGTTTAATGAAAAGTCAACGGTCTCTCATCTGAACAGAGGCGAGGAGTGGCCTCAGAGTGAGATGTATAAATCGCTCTTCCAGTTGGCACAAACAGTGAATAAGGACACGGAGGGTGCCTTCGATATCACGGTGGCACCGCTGGTCAATGCCTGGGGATTTGGCTTCAAACATGAGCAGTTGCCCACTAAAGAACAGGTGGACAGCCTGCTGAGAGTGCGTGACCAATTAGATTTCAGCGCCATCGCGAAGGGCTTCGGCTGCGATGAGGTGGCACGTCTGCTTGACGCGAAAGGTATCTCTGATTACATGGTTGAGATTGGCGGAGAGGTGGTTGTCAGCGGCAAAAGCCCCAATGATACACCGTGGCGTATTGGTGTGATGAAGCCTGTTGACGACTCACTGCATATTGATGGCGAGATGCAGGCTGTCTTGAACATCACGGATAAGGCGATGGCTACCAGTGGCAACTACCGTAACTTCTACTATAAGGATGGTAAGAAGTATGCACATACGATTGACCCCCGTACGGGATATCCTGTGCAGCTGACTCTGTTGTCGGCCACCGTATTTGCCGATGAGTGTGCGGTGGCCGATGCCTATGCCACATCATTCATGGTGATGGGGGTCGAAAAGGCTAAAGAGGTGCTGGCACGCCATCCCGAGCTGGCTGCCTATTTCATTTATAATGATGAAGATGGGAATCCTGTGGTGTGGCATTCTGATGCCGTGAAGGATTGGATTGTTGAATAG
- a CDS encoding MFS transporter translates to MNHIISKEGRGGIGLPMFFCLYIAQSIPSSFFATALQVMMREAHYSLATIGLLQLVKLPWVLKFLWSPLVDRHCLTGRDFRRCIIGSECVYALFIVLAGLLDVGTNLYLIIALVCLSLVASATQDIATDALAILMHGGKDKSMVNSMQSMGSFGGALIGSGLLLLILHAFGWRTVTLCLGAFVLLMLVPLIMRREPEIVAKTVKERARWTDFASFFAQRGIWRQIGFLLLYYASMIGILSMMRPWLVDLGYTMKEIGVMSGIVGTSAAFCASFGAGFVVRRIGIRVSRVLFATFILLTTLYFLTMSYVSQPSAWLLYFGIVLMWSSYGMATIVVYTSAMECVRKGREGTDFTIQTVLTHLSGIIIASLSGSVADHFDYHGLFLTECIIAIVSLLYILIFFRK, encoded by the coding sequence ATTAACCACATAATAAGCAAAGAAGGCAGAGGAGGCATCGGACTACCGATGTTCTTCTGCCTTTACATTGCCCAGAGTATTCCATCCAGTTTCTTCGCGACAGCGCTACAGGTGATGATGCGCGAGGCTCACTACTCGTTGGCAACGATCGGACTGTTGCAGTTGGTGAAGTTGCCGTGGGTACTTAAGTTCTTGTGGTCGCCACTGGTAGATCGTCACTGTCTGACAGGGCGCGACTTCCGTCGCTGCATCATCGGCAGCGAGTGTGTGTATGCACTGTTCATCGTGTTGGCTGGTTTGTTGGATGTGGGCACCAACCTCTATCTGATTATAGCACTGGTATGTCTGTCGCTGGTGGCTTCGGCCACACAGGATATTGCCACCGATGCCCTGGCTATCCTGATGCACGGAGGTAAGGATAAGAGCATGGTGAACAGTATGCAGTCGATGGGGAGCTTTGGCGGAGCGCTGATAGGCAGCGGGCTCTTGTTGTTGATACTGCATGCCTTCGGCTGGCGTACGGTCACCCTGTGTCTAGGAGCTTTCGTGTTGCTGATGCTGGTTCCTCTCATCATGCGTCGTGAGCCTGAGATTGTGGCCAAGACCGTGAAGGAACGTGCCAGATGGACCGACTTCGCCTCGTTCTTTGCACAGCGTGGCATCTGGCGGCAGATCGGTTTCCTGTTGCTTTACTATGCCAGCATGATCGGCATCCTGTCGATGATGCGTCCTTGGCTGGTTGACTTAGGTTATACCATGAAAGAAATCGGTGTGATGAGTGGCATCGTGGGAACGTCGGCAGCCTTCTGCGCCTCTTTTGGTGCAGGCTTTGTGGTCCGTCGTATTGGTATCCGTGTCTCCCGAGTGCTGTTTGCCACGTTCATCCTGCTGACCACGCTCTATTTTCTGACTATGTCGTATGTATCCCAGCCCTCAGCATGGTTGCTCTATTTCGGCATTGTCCTGATGTGGTCCAGCTATGGCATGGCCACCATCGTTGTTTATACCTCGGCGATGGAGTGTGTGCGTAAGGGGCGTGAGGGTACAGACTTTACCATACAGACCGTGCTGACCCATCTAAGTGGTATCATTATCGCTTCTCTGAGTGGCAGCGTTGCTGACCATTTCGACTATCATGGTCTGTTTCTCACCGAATGTATCATTGCCATTGTCTCACTATTATATATCCTTATCTTTTTCAGAAAGTAG
- the hemN gene encoding oxygen-independent coproporphyrinogen III oxidase, whose product MQPEIIQKYNKPVPRYTSYPPANYFGNFTESDYLRAVEASDKARQNQISFYLHIPFCRHLCHYCGCNSYPAAAPETVKAYVEALHQEIDLVAKHIDRSRKIAQIHYGGGSPTSIPIEMVKELNEHLLSIAPVIERPEIAIECHPGYLNEQDWQRLTTCGFTRYSIGMQDLKEDVLKAVNRRPSLLPMKAVLDILRASGATVNFDFIYGLPHQSAASFQQTIEQAAALRPDRLVTFSYAHLPKLFPRQQILDRIGLPSVEEKNRMFEVASGVLTQAGYQRIGLDHFVLPEDELFTALQSGALHRNFQGYCTRRTTAQVYAFGVTAISQLDDAYAQNGRDIKEYIETIGRQQLYIRRGCQLTSAQKMVREVVETLMCNYYLNWKEVADRLGVSVDELRGACCYDEERLKEMAHDGIIDFDEQHIQVHSDGRPLVRCVAAALDPLVQHTDKQFSNPI is encoded by the coding sequence ATGCAGCCCGAGATTATTCAAAAATACAATAAGCCGGTGCCCAGATACACCAGCTATCCACCAGCAAACTATTTCGGAAATTTCACAGAGTCAGACTATCTGCGTGCGGTAGAGGCATCCGACAAGGCCAGACAGAACCAAATTTCGTTCTATCTGCATATTCCATTCTGTCGTCATTTGTGCCACTATTGTGGTTGTAACTCTTATCCTGCTGCAGCGCCCGAGACGGTGAAGGCTTATGTGGAAGCCTTGCACCAAGAGATTGACTTGGTGGCAAAGCATATAGACCGTAGCAGGAAGATTGCCCAGATACATTATGGCGGTGGCAGTCCAACGTCGATTCCAATAGAGATGGTCAAGGAGCTGAACGAGCATCTGCTGAGTATTGCTCCAGTGATTGAAAGACCAGAGATTGCGATTGAGTGTCATCCTGGTTATCTGAACGAACAAGATTGGCAACGGTTGACTACTTGTGGATTTACGCGCTATAGCATCGGCATGCAAGATTTGAAGGAGGATGTGCTGAAAGCTGTCAACCGACGTCCTTCGCTGTTGCCTATGAAGGCCGTACTCGACATTCTGCGAGCATCGGGGGCAACGGTCAACTTCGACTTTATTTACGGCCTGCCACATCAGTCTGCTGCCTCATTTCAGCAAACTATCGAGCAGGCAGCAGCTTTGCGTCCCGACCGTCTGGTCACGTTCTCGTATGCGCATCTGCCTAAGCTCTTTCCCCGTCAGCAGATTCTGGACCGCATAGGTCTGCCATCGGTGGAAGAGAAAAACCGCATGTTTGAGGTGGCATCCGGCGTCCTGACGCAGGCGGGCTATCAACGTATAGGACTCGATCACTTCGTGTTACCCGAGGATGAACTCTTCACTGCCTTGCAGTCGGGTGCCCTGCACCGCAACTTCCAAGGCTACTGTACACGCAGGACCACGGCGCAGGTCTATGCTTTTGGCGTGACGGCCATTAGTCAGTTGGATGATGCCTACGCGCAGAACGGACGTGATATCAAGGAATATATTGAGACCATAGGACGGCAGCAACTGTATATACGCCGTGGTTGCCAGCTCACCAGTGCACAGAAGATGGTGCGCGAGGTGGTTGAGACCTTGATGTGCAACTATTATCTAAATTGGAAGGAGGTGGCAGATCGCTTAGGTGTCAGCGTTGACGAACTTCGTGGCGCTTGCTGTTATGACGAAGAGCGACTGAAGGAGATGGCCCATGACGGCATTATAGACTTTGACGAACAGCATATCCAGGTGCATAGTGATGGCAGACCGCTGGTAAGATGTGTAGCGGCTGCACTCGATCCGTTGGTACAACATACAGATAAACAATTTTCAAATCCGATATAA
- a CDS encoding DUF6048 family protein has translation MGPQTVLAQGFLKLERDSVPFFRGFAVSADLVGAAQMLLSDYGQYEGALRLNLHDQYFPVVEVGYGKANHENDAVTGITYRTEAPYFRVGVDVNIMKKKHTGNRIFAGVRYAYTNYKVDISQPASKDPVWQWNAATEVKDRRLYQHWAEVLFGIDAKIAGPLHLGWSVRYRMRMSHNDNQIGQAWYVPGYGIQDSGNLGATFNVSIDI, from the coding sequence ATGGGACCACAGACGGTTCTCGCACAGGGGTTCTTGAAGTTGGAACGCGATAGCGTGCCCTTCTTCCGGGGCTTTGCGGTGTCGGCCGATCTGGTGGGTGCAGCTCAGATGTTGTTGAGCGACTATGGACAGTATGAAGGTGCATTGCGACTGAATCTGCATGACCAGTATTTCCCGGTTGTTGAGGTGGGCTATGGCAAGGCTAATCATGAGAACGACGCTGTGACGGGTATCACATATCGTACGGAGGCACCCTATTTTCGTGTGGGTGTTGATGTGAACATCATGAAGAAAAAGCATACGGGCAATCGCATTTTTGCTGGTGTGCGCTATGCCTATACTAATTATAAGGTGGATATTTCGCAACCCGCATCTAAGGATCCTGTGTGGCAATGGAATGCTGCTACTGAGGTGAAAGACAGACGTCTCTATCAACACTGGGCTGAAGTGCTGTTTGGCATTGATGCTAAGATAGCTGGTCCGCTCCATCTAGGGTGGAGTGTCCGTTACCGCATGCGTATGTCGCACAATGACAATCAGATTGGGCAGGCTTGGTATGTTCCGGGCTATGGCATACAGGATTCAGGCAATTTGGGCGCAACGTTTAATGTAAGTATTGACATATAA
- the hemG gene encoding protoporphyrinogen oxidase, which produces MTQERDIVVIGAGLTGLATAFNLRKKGRDVLVLEKQNRVGGQIHTFTEEGFTFESGPNTGVVSFPEVAELFQDLKGRCDLETARESSKRRLIWKGDKFHALPSGPVSAVTTPLFTLKDKFRILGEPWRQKGTNPNESVGALAQRRLGRSFFEYAVDPFVSGVYAGDPMKLTTRFALPKLYHLEANYGSFVRGAIAKRKEPKTDRDRLVTKKVFSARGGLQKMVDALAQDADIVTGTQQIKVQPREDHTWRVTYNNGCEEVICRHVVTTVGAYALPDLLPFIPRTLMDPISSLYYAPVIQVCVGIRDSHGLNYPAFGGLIPSKEQKQLLGILFPSECFVQRAPVGGALYSYFMGGARHADYLQKSDDEIREMVIDAFHSLLKYPKTMEPDMIRIFRHEHAIPQYGEDSGTRFEAIACVEQQYPGLILAGNMCDGIGMGNRIHQAAMVANKL; this is translated from the coding sequence ATGACGCAAGAACGTGATATCGTTGTTATTGGTGCAGGACTGACCGGTCTTGCTACGGCTTTCAACCTGAGAAAAAAGGGGCGTGATGTTCTCGTATTAGAGAAACAAAATCGTGTGGGAGGTCAGATACACACTTTCACAGAAGAGGGGTTTACGTTTGAGAGCGGCCCCAATACAGGTGTGGTCTCGTTTCCTGAAGTGGCAGAACTGTTTCAAGACCTGAAGGGACGTTGTGACTTAGAAACCGCCCGCGAGTCGTCTAAGCGACGTCTGATATGGAAGGGAGACAAGTTTCATGCACTTCCTTCGGGACCTGTGTCTGCTGTCACCACGCCGCTGTTCACGTTGAAAGACAAGTTTCGCATTCTGGGCGAGCCGTGGCGACAGAAAGGAACAAACCCCAATGAGTCGGTGGGTGCGCTGGCGCAACGAAGATTGGGACGTTCGTTCTTCGAGTATGCTGTTGACCCATTTGTGTCGGGCGTATATGCCGGTGATCCCATGAAACTGACCACACGCTTTGCTTTGCCAAAGCTCTATCATCTGGAAGCGAACTACGGCAGTTTTGTGCGCGGTGCCATCGCAAAGCGAAAAGAGCCTAAGACCGACCGCGACCGGCTGGTCACGAAAAAGGTGTTCTCAGCCCGTGGTGGTCTGCAGAAGATGGTAGATGCCTTGGCTCAGGATGCAGACATCGTGACAGGAACTCAGCAGATAAAAGTGCAACCCCGTGAGGACCATACCTGGCGTGTGACTTATAACAATGGCTGTGAAGAGGTTATTTGTCGTCACGTTGTCACAACGGTGGGGGCTTATGCACTGCCAGATTTGTTGCCCTTTATCCCTCGCACGCTCATGGACCCTATCAGCAGTCTCTATTATGCTCCTGTCATCCAAGTGTGTGTTGGTATTCGTGATTCGCATGGCTTGAACTATCCCGCTTTCGGCGGTCTGATACCCAGCAAAGAACAGAAGCAGCTGCTCGGCATACTGTTTCCTTCAGAGTGTTTCGTGCAGCGAGCTCCAGTGGGAGGCGCCCTCTACTCCTATTTTATGGGTGGTGCACGCCATGCCGACTATCTGCAGAAAAGCGATGACGAGATACGTGAGATGGTCATTGATGCGTTCCATTCTCTGTTGAAATATCCCAAGACAATGGAGCCCGACATGATACGCATTTTCCGTCATGAACACGCTATTCCTCAGTATGGTGAGGATAGTGGTACAAGATTTGAAGCAATAGCGTGTGTCGAACAGCAATATCCCGGGTTGATTCTGGCGGGAAATATGTGCGATGGTATAGGCATGGGCAATCGCATACACCAAGCAGCGATGGTCGCCAATAAACTATAG
- a CDS encoding restriction endonuclease has translation MTKEKFSRTKACATKTLYAVMKEMSRRGGSMPAKELYPFVNENVELTDWEKEPAGKMKYIRWTNSFQFYSIDYQKAGFIVKKNGNWYLTPEGEAALKKTPEAVMNIANDAYHEWRRLNPKEEKPETEPDDETAEKDNGMNLDLLESDAREGIRQFIVSKSPYEFQDMVAALLRAMGYHTPFIAPKGKDGGIDIIAYVDPLGAQTPRIKVQVKHKPETAIGASDIRALLGVLRTGDIALFVTSGTFSPDARNTSTSSREFIRLIDGNDFIDMWQEYYDKMSDDDKNLLPLKRIAFLGNNE, from the coding sequence ATGACAAAAGAAAAATTCAGCAGGACGAAAGCCTGTGCTACCAAGACGCTATACGCAGTAATGAAGGAAATGAGTCGCCGTGGTGGTAGTATGCCCGCTAAGGAACTCTATCCATTTGTGAATGAAAACGTAGAACTGACGGATTGGGAAAAGGAACCAGCAGGAAAAATGAAGTATATTCGTTGGACGAACAGCTTCCAGTTCTACTCCATTGACTATCAGAAAGCAGGCTTCATCGTGAAGAAGAATGGTAATTGGTATTTGACACCAGAAGGTGAGGCAGCTTTGAAGAAGACACCTGAAGCGGTGATGAACATAGCCAATGATGCATATCATGAATGGCGACGACTGAATCCCAAAGAAGAAAAGCCTGAAACAGAACCAGACGATGAGACTGCCGAAAAGGACAATGGCATGAATCTTGATTTGCTGGAATCGGACGCTCGTGAAGGAATACGGCAATTCATAGTATCGAAGAGTCCTTATGAGTTTCAGGATATGGTTGCTGCTCTACTTCGGGCTATGGGCTATCATACTCCTTTCATTGCTCCCAAGGGCAAAGATGGTGGTATCGATATCATAGCTTATGTGGATCCGCTGGGGGCACAGACTCCTCGTATCAAGGTTCAGGTAAAGCATAAGCCTGAGACCGCAATTGGGGCTTCAGATATACGAGCACTCTTGGGCGTACTGCGTACTGGTGATATTGCTCTCTTTGTGACCAGTGGCACCTTCTCGCCTGACGCTCGTAATACTAGCACCAGTTCACGAGAGTTCATTCGCTTGATTGACGGTAATGACTTCATTGACATGTGGCAAGAGTACTACGATAAAATGTCTGACGATGACAAGAATTTGTTGCCTCTGAAGCGCATCGCGTTCTTGGGTAATAATGAATAA
- a CDS encoding glycosyltransferase family 2 protein: MDISVVIPLYNEEESIGELFGWIERVMQENHFSYEVIFVSDGSTDGSWEIIKQLQARSPQVKGIKFRRNYGKSPALYCGFAEAQGDVVITMDADLQDSPDEIPALYRMITEEKYDLVSGYKQKRYDPLSKTLPTKLFNATARKVSGISNLHDFNCGLKAYRRDVVKNIEVYGEMHRYIPYLAKQAGFDKIGEKVVHHQARKYGTSKFMGWNRFVNGYLDLLTLWFLSSFGKKPMHVFGFLGTLMFLVGFLSAVIIGANKLYCLAAGIPERLVTDSPFFYISLTMMMMGTQFFLTGFLGDLVSRSSNNRNDYQIETKI; this comes from the coding sequence ATGGATATATCAGTAGTAATACCTCTTTATAATGAGGAAGAATCAATCGGCGAACTGTTTGGATGGATTGAACGCGTGATGCAAGAGAATCACTTCTCTTACGAGGTTATCTTCGTCAGCGATGGTTCTACCGATGGTTCGTGGGAGATTATCAAACAACTGCAGGCTCGTTCGCCTCAAGTCAAGGGTATCAAGTTCCGCCGTAACTACGGTAAGAGTCCTGCGCTCTATTGTGGTTTTGCCGAAGCACAGGGCGATGTGGTGATTACGATGGATGCCGACCTTCAGGATTCGCCAGATGAGATACCTGCGCTCTACCGGATGATTACTGAGGAAAAATACGACCTGGTGAGTGGCTATAAGCAGAAACGCTACGACCCATTGTCAAAGACACTGCCCACAAAACTCTTTAATGCGACAGCCCGCAAGGTGAGCGGCATCAGCAACCTGCACGATTTTAACTGTGGTTTGAAGGCTTATCGTCGTGATGTGGTCAAGAATATCGAGGTGTATGGAGAGATGCATCGCTATATTCCTTACTTGGCTAAACAGGCAGGATTTGACAAAATCGGTGAGAAAGTAGTGCATCATCAGGCCCGTAAGTATGGCACTTCTAAATTTATGGGTTGGAACCGCTTCGTTAATGGTTATCTGGATCTGCTCACATTGTGGTTTCTCTCTTCGTTTGGCAAGAAGCCGATGCATGTGTTTGGCTTTCTGGGCACACTGATGTTCTTGGTCGGTTTTCTGTCTGCTGTCATTATCGGTGCCAATAAACTATACTGCTTGGCTGCTGGAATACCAGAGCGTTTGGTGACAGATTCCCCTTTCTTCTACATCTCTCTGACAATGATGATGATGGGGACGCAGTTCTTCCTAACTGGCTTCCTGGGCGATTTGGTGAGCCGCTCTTCGAATAATCGTAATGACTATCAGATTGAGACAAAGATATGA
- a CDS encoding TonB-dependent receptor has translation MEEVRDTMVARQLNMNELTVVGFKQDPASKEALSITTLSSSVIRQSEMTSVKDLGYIVPNFFIPDYGTRQNSPVFVRGVGSKTNGPTVGFYIDGVPHMERSAFDDDLFDLSSLEVLRGPQGTLYGRNCIGGIINAYTRSPFDYQGTRVKVGYGRYNDAVVNASHYNKLSEKLAFAVNGSYHHNDGYFRNSFDDSKIDKFNEGYLRGRVFFRPTERWTLVADLSYRNSDQGGYPYSTYNAETRESGDINYNRYSSYLRQLTTVGLNARYDGKGFSFNSQTAYQYIDDQQGIDQDFTPNDLYWVNQRVRQNIFSEELTIKSTTKSAYQWMFGAFFFSDSYKKALYTTYIAQNYCTPKYYESPTTGMSVYHQSSLKLFAGLKAKLGLRFDYEHAKEDYMAYKTSSAWDRVLGEPVDTYNSKLNFTQLTPKFSLEYQFNDDYMVYGSVTRGYKTGGFNSTFTTDEERTYDPEYNWNYEIGAKTTFFNRALQADLTLFYVDWRHQQITQTLPGVGNITRNAGHSDSKGVELGMTVRPWQPLTLRLSYGYTYARFLDYEKSATVSYTGKMLPLVPRQTLAFRGTYTILPNCSSIDRIVLSAGVNGMGKIYWNEDNAVYQRFYALLDAKISVTSGRLTWEAWGKNLTSTDYLTYYFKTSQGYGQQGRPVSFGTSLIFDI, from the coding sequence ATGGAAGAGGTTAGAGACACGATGGTGGCTCGTCAGTTGAACATGAACGAGTTGACCGTGGTTGGTTTTAAGCAGGACCCTGCCAGTAAGGAGGCTCTGTCTATAACCACCTTGTCTAGTTCTGTGATACGTCAGTCGGAGATGACCAGCGTGAAGGATCTGGGCTATATCGTACCTAATTTCTTTATTCCTGATTATGGCACACGCCAGAACTCACCTGTTTTTGTTCGTGGTGTCGGTTCAAAGACCAACGGTCCAACGGTAGGATTCTATATAGACGGTGTTCCTCACATGGAGCGCTCGGCTTTCGATGATGATCTGTTTGATCTGTCATCGCTTGAGGTGCTGCGTGGTCCTCAGGGTACGCTCTATGGACGTAACTGCATCGGCGGTATCATCAATGCCTATACCCGTTCGCCCTTCGATTATCAGGGTACCCGTGTCAAGGTGGGTTATGGTCGCTATAACGATGCTGTGGTGAATGCCAGCCACTATAACAAGTTGAGTGAGAAACTGGCTTTTGCTGTGAATGGCAGCTATCATCATAACGACGGTTACTTTCGCAATTCTTTTGATGATAGCAAGATTGATAAGTTCAACGAGGGTTATTTACGTGGTCGTGTGTTCTTCAGACCCACCGAGCGCTGGACGTTGGTGGCTGATCTGAGCTATAGGAATAGTGATCAGGGAGGTTATCCCTATTCAACTTATAATGCAGAAACCAGAGAATCTGGTGACATCAACTATAACCGATATAGTTCTTATTTGCGTCAGTTGACGACCGTCGGCTTGAATGCCCGCTACGATGGAAAGGGCTTCAGCTTCAACAGTCAGACAGCCTATCAGTATATTGACGACCAACAGGGCATCGACCAGGACTTCACCCCTAACGACCTTTACTGGGTGAACCAACGTGTGCGTCAAAATATCTTCAGTGAAGAACTGACCATCAAATCGACCACTAAGAGTGCCTACCAGTGGATGTTTGGTGCTTTCTTCTTTAGCGACAGCTATAAGAAGGCACTCTATACCACCTATATTGCGCAGAACTACTGCACACCAAAGTATTATGAGAGTCCTACCACGGGCATGTCTGTATATCATCAGTCTTCGCTGAAACTCTTTGCAGGACTGAAGGCTAAGTTGGGCCTGCGTTTCGACTATGAACATGCCAAGGAAGACTATATGGCTTACAAGACATCGTCAGCGTGGGATCGTGTGCTTGGAGAGCCCGTGGATACCTACAACAGTAAGCTCAACTTTACACAGCTGACACCAAAGTTCTCGTTGGAGTATCAGTTTAACGATGACTATATGGTCTATGGTTCGGTGACCAGAGGCTATAAGACGGGTGGCTTCAACTCCACCTTTACCACTGATGAGGAACGCACCTATGACCCCGAATACAACTGGAACTATGAGATTGGTGCCAAGACCACGTTCTTCAACCGTGCACTGCAGGCAGACCTGACCCTGTTTTATGTGGACTGGCGCCACCAGCAGATTACGCAGACCCTGCCTGGTGTCGGTAACATCACTCGTAATGCCGGTCATTCAGACAGCAAGGGCGTGGAACTCGGTATGACGGTTCGCCCTTGGCAGCCCCTCACACTGCGTCTGAGCTATGGTTATACCTATGCCCGTTTTCTGGATTACGAGAAGAGTGCAACCGTCAGCTATACAGGTAAGATGTTGCCCCTCGTACCACGTCAGACTCTCGCTTTCAGAGGCACCTATACCATACTGCCCAACTGCTCGTCTATTGATCGCATTGTGCTGAGTGCAGGTGTGAATGGCATGGGTAAGATTTATTGGAACGAAGATAATGCCGTTTACCAACGCTTCTACGCACTGCTTGATGCCAAGATTAGCGTTACCTCTGGTCGTCTGACCTGGGAGGCATGGGGCAAGAACCTGACAAGCACTGACTATCTGACATACTACTTCAAGACCAGTCAGGGGTATGGTCAGCAGGGACGTCCAGTGTCTTTTGGCACATCGCTTATATTTGATATTTAA